In Verrucomicrobiia bacterium, a genomic segment contains:
- a CDS encoding dynamin family protein, producing MRTMPALAEAVPTLPPSRGTADSELLAALAQLAREWQLEALHPALAACEDLLSAPAGVEVAVLGRFKAGKSSFLNHLLGRAVLPISAVPLTAVITRLVYGERELARVRFQDGRVLEIAVAEIRHFVDEQENPRNQKRVAAVEVVLPEMRPFAPLSFVDTPGLDSALQHNTTVTLDWLPRVGASLVAISADAPLSERDMALLRELRQHTPRMALLITKADLLNAPQQAQVLRYVHTQLHQQEWAGLPVFMYSVKSGGAEWREPLLREFLLPLAQDAEGARGQIARHKLASLRQQMLGYLRVALAAATQAETARECLAARLLEERQRFGLLRDELFVLARQWKAQALEQSLGQLQAVQRDLQERLAGELEEQFGRRRCRLPVLLDLWREKVQEYLARELAQISQTQRPLFCQPLHRVQEHLTRTVRAFHDRLAGHVQSALGLSLPPWEYQPILKEPDAPPLDVSYPFDPAFSAVIYLLPGFLCRRPLERVLLRKARYEVEKNLSRLAADWSERVGAAIEVSCREAEAAAWNELLALSQMAAQTASAVPRLREQMKRLEGGRPV from the coding sequence ATGAGGACGATGCCGGCATTGGCCGAGGCCGTGCCCACGTTGCCTCCTTCGCGGGGCACGGCGGACAGTGAGCTGCTGGCCGCCCTGGCGCAACTGGCGCGGGAGTGGCAGCTTGAGGCGCTGCACCCGGCACTGGCGGCTTGCGAGGATTTGCTCTCCGCCCCGGCGGGGGTGGAGGTGGCGGTACTGGGGCGCTTCAAGGCGGGCAAAAGCTCCTTTTTGAATCATCTTCTGGGGCGGGCGGTGCTGCCCATCAGCGCGGTGCCGCTGACGGCGGTCATCACGCGGCTCGTTTATGGAGAGCGCGAGCTGGCCCGGGTGCGTTTCCAGGATGGCCGGGTGCTGGAGATTGCCGTGGCGGAAATTCGCCACTTTGTGGACGAGCAGGAGAATCCGCGCAATCAGAAGCGGGTTGCCGCGGTTGAGGTGGTGTTGCCGGAAATGCGGCCCTTTGCGCCTTTGAGTTTTGTGGACACCCCCGGTTTGGACAGTGCCTTGCAGCACAACACCACGGTCACGCTGGATTGGCTGCCGCGCGTGGGGGCCAGCCTGGTGGCCATCAGCGCCGATGCGCCGCTCTCCGAACGCGACATGGCCCTGTTGCGGGAATTGCGGCAGCATACGCCCCGCATGGCGCTTTTGATCACCAAAGCGGATTTGCTCAATGCACCCCAGCAGGCGCAGGTCTTGCGGTACGTTCACACACAGCTTCACCAGCAGGAATGGGCCGGGCTGCCGGTGTTTATGTATTCGGTGAAATCGGGCGGCGCAGAGTGGCGTGAGCCGCTGCTGCGTGAATTTCTCCTGCCGCTGGCGCAGGATGCGGAAGGGGCGCGGGGCCAGATAGCCCGGCATAAATTAGCCTCGTTGCGCCAGCAGATGCTGGGTTACTTGCGGGTGGCACTGGCGGCAGCCACGCAGGCCGAGACGGCGCGCGAGTGTTTGGCGGCCCGGCTGCTGGAGGAGCGCCAGCGGTTCGGGCTGTTGCGCGATGAGTTGTTTGTGCTGGCGCGCCAATGGAAGGCTCAGGCGCTGGAGCAGTCCCTGGGTCAGTTGCAGGCGGTGCAGCGGGATTTGCAGGAGCGGCTGGCGGGTGAGCTGGAGGAGCAGTTTGGGCGCAGGCGCTGCCGGTTGCCGGTGCTTCTGGACTTGTGGCGCGAAAAAGTGCAGGAGTATCTGGCCCGGGAGCTGGCCCAAATTTCGCAAACGCAACGGCCGTTGTTTTGCCAGCCCCTGCATCGAGTCCAGGAGCATCTGACGCGCACTGTGCGGGCATTTCATGACCGGCTGGCCGGCCATGTGCAAAGCGCCCTGGGATTAAGCCTGCCGCCCTGGGAATATCAACCTATACTCAAAGAACCTGACGCTCCCCCGCTGGATGTGAGTTATCCCTTTGATCCTGCCTTCAGCGCCGTGATCTATCTCCTGCCCGGTTTTCTCTGCCGTCGGCCATTGGAGCGCGTGCTGTTGCGCAAGGCGCGTTACGAGGTGGAAAAAAACCTGTCCCGGCTGGCGGCCGATTGGAGTGAACGGGTGGGCGCGGCTATTGAAGTCAGTTGCCGGGAGGCGGAGGCGGCCGCGTGGAATGAGTTGCTGGCGTTGTCGCAAATGGCCGCACAAACGGCTTCCGCCGTGCCCCGTTTGCGCGAGCAGATGAAGCGCCTGGAAGGTGGCAGGCCGGTCTGA
- a CDS encoding Gfo/Idh/MocA family oxidoreductase, translating into MNNTLSLSRRRFLRNASLAAATLTCPGMLAAPGRSQAVRVGCIGIGTRGGDLLNVLAGMNDVQVTAVCDVYGPHRQKGLERCNNPKARAYVDYRELLADKEVDAVVIATPDHWHCQMVLDAVKAGKDIYCEKGFSRTLAEAKLMRAALQKSGVVFQLGHQARQATCALQAKEWIAQGLLGPVSLVRTGRFKASDPAHPNWRWYGYYEKWDRPDPAMVQKEVHWDLWLGPAPKIPWNERHFWHWRCYYAYGTGYAGDLLSHELDFVQYLLGHGIPDTCACAGLNAMLHDDREVPDTWVATYQFEKLRRTVTFTGSMVATASQPVEICGRDATLRFDGIAHDVTTFEIQRARHNKRTDLPAGYERGKTPAQPHHLLDWIQCIRTRGTPKCSTDEAFIEAATSLMSLVSAQERRMVRWDPVKEEII; encoded by the coding sequence ATGAACAACACCTTGTCCCTCAGTCGCCGCCGCTTCCTGCGCAATGCCAGCCTGGCGGCCGCCACCCTGACTTGTCCCGGCATGCTGGCAGCCCCCGGCCGCAGCCAGGCCGTCCGGGTGGGCTGCATTGGCATCGGCACCCGGGGCGGTGATTTGTTGAATGTGCTTGCCGGGATGAACGATGTCCAGGTCACAGCCGTATGCGATGTTTATGGCCCGCACCGGCAAAAGGGCTTGGAACGCTGCAACAACCCCAAGGCCAGGGCCTACGTGGATTATCGCGAGTTGCTGGCCGACAAGGAGGTGGATGCAGTGGTCATTGCCACGCCCGATCACTGGCATTGCCAGATGGTGTTGGACGCCGTAAAAGCCGGCAAAGATATTTACTGCGAAAAAGGTTTCTCGCGCACGCTGGCCGAAGCCAAGCTGATGCGTGCCGCCTTGCAAAAGAGCGGGGTGGTTTTTCAACTTGGCCATCAGGCCCGGCAGGCCACCTGCGCGCTTCAGGCCAAAGAATGGATTGCCCAAGGCCTCCTTGGTCCGGTGTCCCTGGTGCGGACGGGACGCTTCAAGGCCTCCGATCCGGCCCATCCCAACTGGCGATGGTACGGCTATTACGAAAAGTGGGATCGTCCCGATCCCGCCATGGTCCAAAAAGAAGTCCACTGGGATTTATGGCTCGGCCCGGCGCCCAAAATCCCCTGGAATGAGCGTCACTTCTGGCATTGGCGCTGTTACTACGCTTACGGCACCGGTTACGCCGGCGATTTGTTGTCTCATGAACTGGACTTTGTGCAATACCTCCTGGGCCACGGCATCCCGGACACCTGCGCCTGCGCGGGGCTTAACGCCATGTTGCATGATGACCGTGAAGTGCCCGACACCTGGGTGGCCACTTATCAATTCGAGAAACTGCGGCGCACCGTCACCTTTACCGGCAGCATGGTGGCCACCGCCAGCCAGCCGGTGGAAATCTGTGGGCGCGATGCCACCCTGCGCTTTGACGGCATTGCACATGACGTGACCACCTTTGAAATTCAACGGGCGCGCCACAATAAACGCACTGATTTGCCGGCCGGTTATGAGCGGGGCAAAACCCCCGCCCAGCCCCATCATCTGCTGGATTGGATTCAGTGCATTCGTACCCGCGGCACGCCGAAGTGCTCCACCGACGAGGCCTTCATCGAGGCCGCCACCAGTCTTATGTCCCTGGTATCCGCCCAGGAGCGGCGTATGGTGCGCTGGGACCCGGTGAAAGAAGAAATCATTTAA
- a CDS encoding cation:proton antiporter: MDNIWFTAAFWMGLALLASLISIRLGISVALIEILMGVLVGNLHPAGEAPFLHTTEWTNFLAMLGSGVLTFLAGAEIDPSSLRANLRASLSIGVLSFLLPFLGVWFFCQYVMHWPTQQAQIAGIALSTTSVAVVYAVMIEGGLSGTAMGKMLLAACFITDFGTVLALGILFADFNLWLVVFVGVTSVMLWLMPKWTQYLISRLGATRVSEPEVKFIFLVLFFLGGLASSAKSEAVLPAYLLGLVVAGVFLRDKTLVHRMRSIAFAIFTPFYFIKAGLFVSLPALKAAAGLIVVLLLMKMATKIVGVWPLSRYFFMRPREASYTALLMSTGLTFGTISALFGLQNKIINQEQYSVLVTVVILSAFVPTLMAQKWFQPSVRTMTAWGRLYQRRMGAHERTTPADGGK; this comes from the coding sequence ATGGATAACATCTGGTTCACCGCGGCTTTTTGGATGGGCCTTGCCCTGCTGGCCAGCCTCATTTCCATCCGGCTGGGCATTTCTGTGGCCTTGATTGAGATTCTCATGGGTGTATTGGTGGGCAACCTGCATCCGGCGGGGGAGGCCCCATTTTTGCATACCACAGAATGGACCAACTTCCTGGCCATGCTGGGCAGCGGCGTGCTGACTTTTCTGGCGGGCGCCGAGATTGATCCCAGTTCTCTGCGGGCCAACCTGCGGGCCAGCCTGAGCATTGGGGTGCTGTCATTTCTGCTGCCGTTTCTGGGGGTGTGGTTTTTCTGCCAGTATGTCATGCACTGGCCAACGCAGCAGGCCCAGATTGCCGGCATTGCTCTCTCCACCACTTCGGTGGCGGTGGTTTATGCCGTGATGATTGAAGGCGGGTTGAGCGGCACGGCGATGGGCAAAATGCTGCTGGCGGCGTGTTTTATCACCGACTTCGGCACGGTGCTGGCGCTGGGCATTCTCTTTGCTGATTTCAACCTCTGGCTGGTGGTTTTTGTCGGGGTGACGTCCGTCATGCTGTGGCTCATGCCGAAGTGGACGCAATATCTCATCAGCCGGTTGGGGGCCACCCGGGTGAGCGAGCCGGAGGTCAAGTTCATCTTTCTGGTTTTGTTTTTTCTGGGCGGGCTGGCGTCCTCGGCCAAAAGCGAGGCGGTATTGCCGGCCTACCTGCTGGGGCTGGTGGTGGCGGGGGTGTTTTTGCGGGACAAAACGCTGGTGCATCGCATGCGCAGCATTGCGTTTGCCATTTTCACGCCGTTTTACTTCATCAAGGCCGGTTTGTTTGTGTCCCTGCCCGCTTTGAAGGCGGCAGCGGGGTTGATCGTGGTGCTGCTGCTGATGAAAATGGCGACTAAAATCGTGGGGGTCTGGCCGCTTTCCCGGTATTTCTTCATGCGCCCGCGGGAGGCCAGTTACACCGCACTGTTGATGTCCACCGGCCTGACGTTCGGCACCATCTCGGCGCTTTTCGGACTGCAAAACAAGATCATCAATCAAGAACAGTATTCCGTGCTGGTGACGGTGGTGATTCTGAGCGCCTTTGTGCCCACGCTGATGGCGCAAAAGTGGTTTCAACCTTCGGTGAGGACCATGACGGCCTGGGGCCGGCTCTATCAGCGGCGCATGGGTGCACACGAGCGCACCACGCCAGCCGACGGCGGAAAGTGA
- a CDS encoding glycoside hydrolase family 88 protein gives MALRIQTQLTAQQLMGPVRRLFELSAPKILGLEKEWNPARGAPVFTVQGRYTTRGWTEWTQGFQYGSALLQFDATGEEEFLRLAQKQIVEVMAPHLSHVGVHDHGFNNLSTYGNLRRLMAEGRIPHNAWQADFAELALKVSGAVQAARWTSTADGGGFIHSFNGPHSLFVDTIRSLRSLAVAHQLGHLLMGEQEARISLLERLVRHAEATARYSVYHGRGRDAYDVRGRVAHECIFNPRNGVFRCPNSQQGYSPFSTWTRGLAWALLGFAEELEFLDTVEDLPLKPLGGREKIVSLWLESAVDTADFYLENSCTDGIPLWDTGAPHAHRLGDYLNRAADPYNPWEPVDSSAAAIAAQGLIRLGNYLCHHGQPKNGDRYRQAGLTVAQTLFQEPYLSTQPNHQGLLLHSVYHRPNGWDYIAPGQKVPNGESSMWGDYHARELALLIWREARGGPYLTFFAGLGTPLSLKPKKTRKS, from the coding sequence ATGGCTCTGCGCATCCAAACCCAACTCACCGCCCAACAATTGATGGGACCCGTGCGGCGGTTGTTTGAGCTGTCCGCGCCCAAAATCCTGGGCCTGGAAAAAGAGTGGAATCCCGCCCGGGGCGCGCCCGTGTTCACTGTGCAGGGACGCTATACCACGCGCGGCTGGACGGAGTGGACGCAGGGATTTCAATACGGCTCAGCCCTGTTGCAGTTTGACGCCACGGGGGAGGAGGAATTCCTGCGCCTGGCCCAGAAACAAATTGTGGAGGTGATGGCGCCGCACCTCTCGCATGTCGGCGTGCACGACCACGGCTTCAACAACCTCTCCACTTACGGCAACCTGCGCCGCCTGATGGCCGAGGGACGCATCCCGCACAATGCCTGGCAGGCGGACTTTGCCGAGCTGGCCCTCAAGGTGTCCGGCGCCGTGCAGGCGGCGCGCTGGACGAGCACTGCGGATGGCGGCGGCTTCATCCATTCCTTCAACGGCCCGCACTCGCTCTTCGTGGACACCATCCGCTCGCTGCGCTCGCTGGCCGTGGCGCATCAATTGGGTCACCTGCTCATGGGCGAACAAGAGGCGCGGATCTCCTTGTTGGAGCGGCTCGTACGCCACGCCGAAGCCACGGCCCGCTATTCCGTCTATCATGGCCGCGGCCGCGATGCCTACGATGTGCGCGGGCGCGTGGCGCATGAGTGCATTTTCAATCCGCGCAACGGCGTCTTCCGCTGCCCCAACTCCCAGCAAGGGTATTCGCCCTTCAGCACCTGGACGCGGGGCCTCGCGTGGGCGCTGCTGGGTTTTGCAGAGGAACTGGAATTCCTGGACACCGTGGAGGACCTGCCGTTGAAGCCTCTCGGCGGCCGGGAGAAAATCGTCTCCCTGTGGCTGGAATCGGCGGTGGACACCGCAGATTTCTACCTTGAGAACTCCTGCACGGATGGCATTCCCTTGTGGGACACCGGCGCCCCCCATGCCCACCGGCTCGGCGATTACCTGAACCGTGCCGCCGATCCTTATAATCCGTGGGAGCCGGTGGACAGCAGCGCCGCCGCCATTGCCGCCCAGGGATTGATTCGGTTGGGAAATTACTTGTGCCATCATGGCCAACCCAAAAATGGCGATCGCTACCGGCAGGCGGGTCTGACAGTGGCGCAAACGTTGTTCCAGGAGCCTTATCTGTCCACCCAGCCCAATCATCAAGGCCTGCTTTTGCATTCCGTGTACCATCGGCCCAACGGCTGGGATTACATCGCCCCCGGCCAGAAAGTGCCCAACGGCGAAAGCTCGATGTGGGGGGATTATCACGCCCGCGAACTGGCCCTGCTCATCTGGCGCGAGGCTCGCGGCGGACCCTACCTCACCTTTTTTGCCGGCCTGGGGACTCCCTTGTCGCTCAAACCCAAGAAAACCCGCAAATCATGA
- a CDS encoding YnfA family protein — protein sequence MKAFLLFTVTAAAEIFGCYAVYLWLRLQRPAWWLVPGALSLALFAWLLTLHPQTGAGRVYAAYGGVYIAASLAWLWAVEGLKPDQWDVLGAVICLVGTAVILFGPRG from the coding sequence CTGAAAGCGTTCCTCTTATTTACCGTGACGGCGGCAGCGGAAATCTTCGGCTGCTATGCCGTGTATCTCTGGCTGCGCCTGCAGCGGCCGGCGTGGTGGCTGGTGCCGGGCGCTTTGTCCCTGGCCTTGTTTGCATGGCTGCTCACCCTGCACCCGCAAACCGGTGCCGGCAGGGTGTATGCCGCCTATGGGGGCGTCTATATTGCGGCTTCCCTGGCGTGGCTGTGGGCGGTGGAAGGCCTTAAACCCGATCAATGGGACGTGCTGGGGGCCGTGATTTGCCTGGTCGGCACCGCCGTAATTCTGTTTGGCCCCCGGGGATGA
- a CDS encoding 3-ketoacyl-ACP reductase, producing MQSVALITGASRGIGRGIALELAKLGWSLVINYAGNRAAAEATAADCLAAARDAGKAIRAEPCQADIAETSDRTRLLDFTRQVFGRLDLLVNNAGVAPQVRADLLEATEESFDRLMRINLKGPYFLTQQAARWMIEQAAQTPPGQPRPKIVTITSISAYTASVNRGDYCLAKAALAMLTPLFAARLAGHGIQVFEIRPGIIATDMTGPVKEKYDRLIAEGLTPIARWGTPEDVGKAVAAIAQGLFPFSTGEVLNVDGGFHLRRL from the coding sequence ATGCAATCCGTGGCCTTGATCACCGGCGCCTCCCGCGGCATCGGGCGAGGCATTGCGCTGGAACTGGCAAAGTTGGGGTGGAGCTTGGTCATCAACTACGCCGGGAATCGTGCCGCAGCAGAAGCCACGGCGGCCGATTGCCTCGCCGCCGCCCGCGATGCCGGGAAGGCCATTCGCGCTGAACCATGCCAGGCCGACATTGCCGAAACCTCCGATCGCACCCGGCTGCTGGATTTCACCCGCCAGGTCTTTGGCCGGCTGGATTTGCTGGTGAACAATGCCGGCGTGGCTCCCCAGGTGCGGGCGGACCTGTTGGAGGCTACCGAGGAAAGTTTTGACCGGCTCATGCGCATCAATCTTAAGGGCCCCTATTTTCTCACGCAACAGGCCGCGCGCTGGATGATTGAGCAGGCCGCCCAAACGCCGCCCGGTCAGCCGCGGCCCAAGATTGTCACCATCACTTCCATCAGCGCCTACACGGCCAGCGTGAACCGCGGAGATTATTGTCTGGCCAAAGCGGCGCTGGCCATGCTCACGCCCCTCTTCGCCGCCCGCCTGGCCGGGCACGGCATCCAGGTGTTTGAAATCCGGCCCGGCATCATCGCCACGGACATGACCGGCCCGGTCAAAGAGAAGTATGACCGACTGATCGCCGAAGGCCTGACCCCCATCGCCCGGTGGGGAACTCCCGAGGATGTGGGCAAGGCGGTGGCCGCCATCGCCCAGGGGCTGTTTCCCTTCAGCACCGGCGAGGTCCTCAATGTGGATGGCGGTTTTCACTTGCGGCGGCTTTAA
- a CDS encoding DUF2183 domain-containing protein codes for MNSPSAFSSKANTAGWGLALWLGLGLSLWGAGDSPDLPPPLKADEVVRLQPTAAHLATNAEGAIFWEAPLTVHVFEPEPRELMVGLFLRTLGITEEAYSPEQRRLAAERARGFLVDHQRGKKVRLLLAGQKADLGPTSSEGLATAWIRWPVGNQETVVLPVMVDTNFTAGRSFTGMVHLVNARGWTVISDIDDTIRDSQVLDRHALMQNTFCKPFVPVPGMAALYRQWQTDLGCVFFYVSGSSWALYDPLRDFVRANQFPEGVFELRRVYGDTSALQLLRTPQNYKLNTISTILERWPHRRYILVGDTGERDPEVYGLLARQYPAQVRYIFLRDVTNQPREHERYRKALEGVPPQRWFLFKDPAALPHPKTLAETDP; via the coding sequence ATGAATTCGCCCAGCGCCTTTTCCAGTAAGGCGAATACCGCAGGGTGGGGGTTGGCCCTTTGGCTTGGCCTGGGGCTGAGTCTGTGGGGGGCAGGCGATTCGCCGGACCTCCCCCCACCCCTCAAGGCCGATGAAGTGGTGCGGCTGCAACCCACAGCCGCCCATTTGGCCACCAATGCCGAAGGCGCCATTTTCTGGGAGGCCCCCCTGACCGTCCACGTCTTTGAGCCGGAGCCGCGCGAATTGATGGTGGGACTGTTTCTGCGCACCCTGGGCATTACCGAGGAGGCCTATTCCCCTGAGCAGCGGCGGCTGGCGGCTGAACGCGCGCGCGGTTTCCTGGTGGATCACCAGCGCGGCAAAAAGGTGCGCCTTCTGCTCGCCGGCCAGAAAGCCGACCTCGGCCCCACCAGCAGCGAAGGACTGGCCACCGCCTGGATTCGATGGCCGGTGGGCAACCAGGAGACGGTGGTTCTGCCGGTCATGGTGGATACCAACTTCACCGCCGGCCGCAGTTTCACCGGTATGGTCCATCTGGTGAACGCCCGAGGGTGGACGGTCATCAGCGACATTGATGATACCATCCGGGACTCGCAGGTGCTGGACCGGCATGCCCTCATGCAAAACACCTTCTGCAAGCCGTTCGTGCCCGTGCCCGGCATGGCGGCGTTGTACCGGCAATGGCAGACTGATCTGGGTTGTGTCTTCTTTTACGTCAGCGGCAGCTCGTGGGCCCTGTATGATCCTCTGCGGGACTTCGTGCGCGCCAACCAATTCCCGGAGGGCGTGTTTGAGCTGCGCCGCGTCTATGGGGACACCTCGGCTTTGCAACTGCTTCGCACCCCGCAAAACTACAAACTCAACACCATCAGCACCATCCTCGAGCGCTGGCCGCACCGCCGGTACATCCTGGTGGGAGATACAGGTGAACGGGATCCGGAAGTCTATGGCCTTCTGGCCCGCCAATATCCGGCCCAGGTGCGCTATATCTTCCTGCGTGATGTCACCAACCAGCCACGCGAGCACGAGCGCTACCGTAAAGCCCTCGAGGGAGTGCCCCCCCAGCGCTGGTTCCTGTTCAAAGACCCGGCTGCCCTCCCGCACCCGAAAACGCTGGCGGAGACAGACCCCTGA
- a CDS encoding universal stress protein: MFKKILVGYDGSKGGQLALRRAAVMAREYNAHLTVLWVQEPLPRYTDLPGEPESEAEAADDYFASLQKEVAAVATEHGIHIECVTRRGHPAKTIVKYAAEGQYDLIVVGHSDHSELWGRLLGDTADRISDHAHCSVLIVKS; encoded by the coding sequence ATGTTCAAGAAAATACTCGTGGGTTACGATGGCTCAAAGGGCGGCCAGTTGGCCTTGCGGCGCGCGGCAGTGATGGCCAGGGAATACAATGCCCACCTGACGGTGTTGTGGGTGCAGGAACCGCTGCCCCGCTACACCGACCTGCCCGGGGAACCGGAGAGCGAAGCCGAAGCTGCGGATGACTACTTCGCGAGCCTGCAAAAAGAAGTGGCCGCCGTGGCGACGGAGCATGGCATCCACATTGAATGTGTCACGCGCCGGGGGCATCCGGCCAAGACGATCGTCAAATACGCCGCCGAGGGCCAGTATGACCTGATCGTGGTGGGGCACAGCGACCATTCCGAGCTGTGGGGGCGGTTGTTGGGGGACACGGCCGACCGCATCAGTGACCACGCTCATTGCAGTGTGCTGATCGTGAAGTCATGA
- a CDS encoding alpha/beta hydrolase-fold protein — translation MKPSGTRYLLLQLAASLCLVAGSISAGTAEAPPGRPAPSNVPGRDYPRILPDLRIVFRLKAPQAREVQVAPKGKDNGLGPEPYTMKKDSNGVWEVTTPPVRPGFHYYELVVDGLRINDPNSETYFGWGQPTSGLEVPDPQLDFYQARDVPHGEVRAFFYHSKITGLLRRAFVYTPPAYERMTSRRFPVLYLQHGAGESERAWSVQGRVNFILDNLIAAQKAKPMIVVMDNGYARPAGATNAPGSRGTEAFGAVLLRELIPLIDVNYRTLADRRHRAIAGLSMGAGQALQVGLSNLDTFAWIGAFSGGFRDFKPAESYGGIFTDAPRLNNRLRLLWLSMGQADAGYEEMKTAHLVIERANIRHVWFETSDAHEWQAWRKHFYEFAQRLFQ, via the coding sequence ATGAAGCCATCTGGCACCCGCTACCTTCTTCTGCAACTGGCCGCCAGCCTGTGCTTGGTGGCCGGTAGTATTTCCGCCGGGACAGCCGAGGCGCCTCCCGGCCGGCCGGCCCCCAGCAATGTGCCCGGCCGGGATTATCCGCGCATCTTGCCGGATTTGCGCATCGTTTTTCGCCTCAAGGCACCGCAGGCCAGGGAAGTCCAGGTCGCCCCCAAAGGCAAAGACAATGGCCTGGGGCCGGAACCGTACACCATGAAAAAGGACTCCAACGGCGTTTGGGAGGTCACCACCCCACCGGTGCGCCCCGGTTTTCATTATTATGAGCTGGTGGTGGACGGCTTGCGCATCAACGATCCCAACAGCGAGACGTACTTTGGCTGGGGCCAGCCCACCAGCGGGTTGGAGGTGCCGGATCCGCAACTGGATTTCTACCAGGCGAGGGACGTGCCCCACGGCGAGGTGCGGGCGTTCTTTTATCACAGCAAAATTACCGGCCTCCTGCGCCGCGCCTTTGTCTATACCCCGCCGGCCTATGAGCGCATGACCAGCCGCCGCTTCCCCGTGCTTTACCTGCAACATGGCGCCGGCGAAAGCGAGCGCGCCTGGAGTGTCCAGGGCCGCGTCAATTTCATCCTGGACAACCTCATTGCCGCCCAAAAGGCCAAACCCATGATCGTGGTGATGGACAATGGTTACGCCCGTCCCGCCGGCGCCACCAATGCCCCCGGCAGCCGGGGCACCGAGGCCTTCGGGGCGGTGTTGCTGCGCGAGCTTATCCCGCTCATTGATGTCAATTACCGCACCCTCGCCGATCGGCGCCATCGGGCCATTGCCGGCTTGTCCATGGGCGCCGGCCAGGCCCTGCAGGTGGGGTTGTCCAATCTGGACACCTTTGCCTGGATTGGCGCCTTCAGCGGGGGCTTCCGCGACTTCAAACCGGCCGAATCCTACGGCGGCATCTTCACCGATGCGCCGCGCCTGAACAACCGCCTGCGGCTGCTCTGGCTGAGCATGGGTCAGGCGGACGCCGGCTATGAGGAAATGAAAACGGCGCATCTGGTCATCGAACGCGCCAACATCCGGCATGTCTGGTTTGAAACCAGCGATGCACACGAATGGCAGGCCTGGCGCAAACATTTTTATGAATTCGCCCAGCGCCTTTTCCAGTAA